Proteins from one Bufo gargarizans isolate SCDJY-AF-19 chromosome 8, ASM1485885v1, whole genome shotgun sequence genomic window:
- the LOC122945674 gene encoding nucleoside diphosphate kinase A1: protein MAANKEQTFIAVKPDGVQRGLVGDIIKRFEQKGFRLVGMKMQQASKEHLQQHYIDLKDRPFYSGLVDYMNSGPVVAMVWEGLNVVKTGRVMLGETNPADSKPGTIRGDFCIQVGRNIIHGSDSVESAKKEIALWFKPEELTDYQSCAYSWVYEN, encoded by the exons ATGGCTGCCAACAAGGAACAGACTTTCATTGCCGTGAAGCCGGACGGCGTGCAGCGAGGACTTGTCGGGGACATCATCAAGCGCTTTGAGCAGAAAGGATTCCGCCTGGTTGGCATGAAGATGCAGCAG GCTAGCAAAGAGCATCTGCAGCAGCATTACATTGACCTTAAAGATCGTCCCTTCTACAGTGGACTGGTGGACTACATGAACTCGGGGCCTGTGGTTGCCATG GTTTGGGAAGGGTTAAATGTGGTGAAGACCGGCCGTGTGATGCTTGGCGAGACCAACCCCGCTGACTCCAAACCTGGCACCATCCGTGGGGACTTCTGTATCCAGGTTGGCAG GAATATCATCCACGGCAGCGACTCTGTGGAGAGTGCCAAGAAGGAAATTGCCTTGTGGTTCAAGCCGGAGGAGCTGACCGACTACCAGAGCTGTGCCTACTCATGGGTGTACGAGAACTGA